In Ogataea parapolymorpha DL-1 chromosome I, whole genome shotgun sequence, the following are encoded in one genomic region:
- a CDS encoding ribose-phosphate pyrophosphokinase II produces MRDIIVFSGSSNPELTDRICRNLGLPPGKVELKKFANGETSVHFGDSVREKDVFIVQSGAGHVNDLFMQLLIMISACKMASAKRITVVCPLFFYSRQVESQASKRGVPGGAQHRGSKVPDSVPQSPKLPSRVNVRDPSPRNVLSHRAISTSSSLKTLHTNEASIANPTGYRSWIAQSGTLIANLLTSAGANHIITMDLHDAQFQGFFDIPVDNLLSKPLFQHYITNYVPNYKDCVIVSPDSGGAKRAAAIADTLCMPFALIHKERRQKVDTAQAQSELMVHSNPSTSSLNSVSFATPGFPGRHSPSSAPNGQPAADQQYVATTMLVGDVHDKVCVVVDDLADTSNTITRAASLLKDQGAKYVYALITHGIFSGDAMRKLKESQIDKIITTNSVDQAAHVAELDAKEMVILDVSRILSEAIRRINNGESVSMLYDHGW; encoded by the coding sequence aTGCGTGACATTATCGTCTTCTCTGGGTCCTCCAATCCAGAGCTCACAGACCGGATCTGCCGCAACCTCGGCCTGCCGCCGGGCAAGgttgagctcaaaaagtttgCCAACGGCGAAACGTCGGTGCACTTTGGCGACTCCGTGCGGGAAAAAGACGTTTTTATTGTCCAGTCGGGCGCAGGCCACGTTAACGACCTCTTTATGCAGCTGCTGATTATGATTTCCGCGTGCAAGATGGCTTCCGCAAAAAGGATCACCGTTGTGTGTCCACTATTCTTCTACTCGCGTCAAGTCGAGTCTCAGGCCAGTAAACGGGGTGTTCCTGGAGGGGCCCAGCACAGAGGGTCAAAAGTGCCCGATAGCGTGCCGCAGTCGCCGAAACTGCCATCTAGGGTCAATGTCCGCGACCCAAGCCCGAGAAACGTGCTCAGCCACCGCGCCATCAGCACTAGCTCGTCGCTCAAGACACTGCACACCAACGAGGCCTCGATCGCCAATCCAACAGGATACCGTTCCTGGATAGCCCAGAGCGGCACCTTGATTGCGAACCTGCTCACCTCGGCCGGTGCCAACCATATAATCACCATGGATCTGCATGATGCCCAGTTCCAGGGCTTTTTCGACATCCCTGTGGACAATCTGCTGTCCAAACCATTATTCCAGCACTATATTACAAACTACGTGCCAAATTATAAAGACTGCGTGATAGTGTCGCCGGACTCTGGCGGAGCGAAgcgtgctgctgccatAGCGGATACGCTGTGCATGCCGTTCGCCCTGATCCACAAAGAGCGCCGGCAGAAGGTCGACACAGCGCAGGCGCAATCGGAGCTGATGGTGCACTCCAACCCGTCCACGTCGAGCTTAAACAGTGTCAGCTTCGCAACTCCAGGGTTCCCAGGCCGCCACTCGCCGTCCAGCGCACCCAATGGCCAGCCTGCGGCTGACCAGCAGTACGTCGCCACGACGATGCTTGTCGGAGACGTCCATGACAAAGTCTGTgtggtggtggacgatCTGGCAGACACTTCCAACACTATCACGCGCGCAGCCAGCCTGCTCAAAGACCAGGGCGCCAAATACGTGTATGCGCTGATCACGCACGGCATCTTCAGCGGCGACGCTATGCGCAAGCTCAAAGAGTCGCAAATTGACAAAATCATTACCACCAACTCGGTGGACCAGGCCGCACACGTGGCGGAGCTGGACGCCAAAGAGATGGTCATTCTGGACGTGTCAAGAATTTTGTCCGAGGCAATCCGCAGAATAAATAATGGAGAGTCTGTGTCCATGCTGTACGACCACGGGTGGTGA